In Prunus dulcis chromosome 2, ALMONDv2, whole genome shotgun sequence, a single genomic region encodes these proteins:
- the LOC117618665 gene encoding putative disease resistance protein RGA3: protein MAAEFLTFGAEGILTRVASLAEQELNLLWGFKGELTTLRDSLFKLEAMLRDAQHLQVRGERVEMWVKDLEGIAHEADDVLDEYEYELLRRKVEIQNQIKKKVLNFFSRHNPIAFRRKMAHKIKNINASLANLKNEAASIGLVDRSTLVNATSHDIGGLDRETVSNFDQDEKYIVGRKEVASDIVTTLINSGKNQENCLSVMAIVGMGGLGKTTLAKSVYNNPEIGRHFDQKIWVCVSTPFEVKKILSEILECLKPEKAGIKGKATICENLQEDLKGKTYLLVLDDVWNDDRNKWDDLMSCLLNATSTKASKILVTTRNVSVSSIVQTLPTCVLGKLSEDQCWCILKYKAFLDTSVVLTEDQERIGREIAKTCAGVPLVAKVCVEVLFACILLVLFCSSFINL, encoded by the coding sequence ATGGCTGCAGAGTTTCTTACTTTTGGTGCTGAGGGAATTCTGACGAGGGTGGCTTCACTTGCAGAGCAAGAACTCAATCTTCTCTGGGGATTCAAAGGAGAGCTAACAACTCTACGAGACTCATTATTCAAGTTGGAAGCCATGCTAAGAGATGCACAACATTTACAAGTTCGGGGTGAGAGGGTGGAGATGTGGGTGAAGGATCTGGAAGGCATAGCTCATGAAGCTGATGATGTGTTGGATGAATATGAATACGAACTTCTCCGGCGGAAAGTGGAGATCCAAAACCAGATCAAGAAAAAGGTGCTCAACTTCTTTTCACGCCACAATCCCATTGCATTTCGTCGCAAAATGgcacataaaattaaaaacatcaATGCATCTTTGGCAAACCTGAAGAATGAGGCAGCTAGTATTGGACTGGTTGATAGGTCAACATTGGTCAATGCAACATCTCATGATATTGGAGGACTTGACAGGGAAACCGTCTCAAACTTTGATCAAGATGAAAAGTACATTGTTGGAAGGAAGGAGGTTGCGTCGGACATAGTTACAACCCTGATCAACTCTGGCAAGAACCAAGAGAATTGTCTTTCTGTTATGGCCATTGTGGGGATGGGAGGCTTGGGCAAGACAACTTTGGCTAAATCCGTATATAATAATCCTGAGATAGGTAGACACTTCGATCAAAAAATATGGGTATGTGTATCTACTCCTTTTGAAGTCAAAAAGATTTTAAGCGAGATCTTGGAATGTCTTAAACCAGAGAAAGCTGGGATAAAGGGTAAAGCAACAATATGTGAAAACCTGCAAGAAGATTTGAAAGGGAAGACATATCTTCTCGTGCTTGACGATGTTTGGAACGACGATCGTAACAAATGGGACGATTTGATGAGTTGCTTGTTGAATGCTACAAGCACTAAAGCAAGCAAAATCCTTGTCACTACTCGCAATGTGAGTGTTTCATCAATTGTACAAACACTTCCTACATGTGTTCTGGGAAAATTATCGGAGGATCAATGCTGGTGCATATTGAAGTATAAAGCGTTTCTAGATACGAGTGTTGTTTTGACTGAAGATCAAGAGAGAATCGGAAGGGAGATTGCCAAAACGTGTGCAGGTGTACCATTAGTGGCAAAGGTATGTGTTGAAGTACTTTTTGCATgcattcttcttgttcttttctGTTCTTCATTTATAAACCTCTAA
- the LOC117618157 gene encoding putative disease resistance protein RGA3, giving the protein MRSQDIDGWRSILESRIWDLPEGEERILSVLKLSFDKLKSPYLKQCFAYCSMFVKDFRIEKDDLIQLWMAQGLLYPSPPNRRNLEMEDIGNEYFNILLNNSFFQDVEKDWYGNITSCKMHDLVHDLAELVSKTKSNDSNETRHMAHIPTSVLQGVLERGAHKLRSLFWNVEVLGDFLPNFRGLRVLNLYLADIKELPIAIGKLKHLRYLDVSYTKIKALPKSIGKLYNLQTLRMEGVNLEELPKELQNLINLRHIYFYPHGMKFPAGMGRLTNLRTLQYFTVGKETGRGIEELARLNLLKGLLCINNLERVRDGEEAKKAKLVKKTNISKLTFQWAEDRSSITNDEEVLEGLQPHPSKLELLEFFNFMGDKCPSWIMSSSFPVLKSLKIYNARNLTEWLESGIVVFPCLEELVLKNCDKLRSAPSHFPSLKTLEIHSMVSGMPIANISNKLTTLTSLTIRKISGLVSLPEGMLKNNKNLTYLGIGDCQELTRIASPDVVCSCALLESVRISNCPILAYLPDGLLTTSLKKLVVQNCNGIQLLPVTQALPSLCKLEITGCQELSSLPSGLDYYISLQELAISNCDMLTSVLIHSPPSLRKLSIFCCNRKPESVPSLLDFTCLRELIIADSPGLTSLPIRLESCSSLEVLKISKLPNVESIPSLDNLTNLHELKIFCCDGLKSLPNGLAITSCLTHLKTLEIGGFWKELDSFPAFQCNALTERRLFQSG; this is encoded by the exons ATGCGTTCTCAAGATATTGATGGATGGCGGTCAATTCTAGAAAGTAGAATATGGGATTTAccagaaggagaagaaagaatCTTGTCAGTTTTGAAGTTGAGTTTTGATAAATTGAAATCACCATATTTGAAACAGTGTTTTGCATATTGCTCAATGTTTGTCAAAGATTTCAGAATTGAAAAGGATGACTTGATCCAACTTTGGATGGCTCAAGGATTGCTTTACCCTTCTCCTCCCAACAGACGTAATCTAGAGATGGAGGATATaggaaatgaatattttaatattctaTTGAACAACTCTTTCTTTCAAGACGTTGAAAAGGATTGGTATGGTAATATTACAAGTTGCAAAATGCACGACCTTGTGCATGATCTCGCAGAACTTGTGTCAAAAACGAAGAGTAATGACTCCAATGAGACTCGACATATGGCACATATTCCTACCTCAGTGCTACAAGGAGTTCTAGAAAGAGGTGCTCATAAATTGCGCTCACTTTTCTGGAATGTAGAAGTTCTTGGTGATTTCTTACCGAACTTTAGAGGTTTGCGTGTCTTAAATTTATATCTAGCTGATATTAAGGAGTTGCCAATTGCTATTGGAAAGTTGAAACACTTGAGGTATCTTGATGTTTCCTATACAAAGATCAAAGCACTCCCCAAATCCATTGGAAAGCTTTATAATctacaaacattaagaatgGAAGGGGTCAACCTTGAAGAGCTTCCAAAAGAACTGCAAAATTTGATAAACTTGagacatatttatttttatccgCATGGTATGAAATTTCCCGCAGGGATGGGGCGATTGACCAATCTCCGAACATTACAATATTTCACGGTGGGTAAGGAGACAGGTCGTGGAATAGAGGAGCTGGCTAGGTTAAACCTGTTAAAAGGCCTATTATGTATCAATAATCTAGAGCGCGTGAGGGATGGAGAAGAAGccaagaaagcaaaattagtGAAGAAGACAAACATAAGCAAGTTAACGTTTCAGTGGGCAGAGGATAGGTCAAGCATAACCAATGATGAAGAGGTACTAGAAGGCCTTCAACCACACCCTAGTAAACTAGAATTGTTAGAATTTTTCAACTTCATGGGCGATAAATGTCCATCATGGATCATGAGTAGTTCGTTTCCTGTATTGAAAAGTTTAAAGATTTACAATGCTAGGAACCTAACTGAATGGCTAGAAAGTGGGATAGTGGTCTTCCCATGCCTCGAGGAGCTGGTTTTGAAGAATTGTGATAAATTGAGAAGTGCTCCTAGCCATTTCCCATCTCTCAAGACGTTGGAGATACATTCCATGGTTAGCGGCATGCCAATAGCAAACATAAGCAATAAGCTGACCACTCTTACTTCGCTCACAATAAGGAAGATAAGCGGACTTGTTTCTCTGCCAGAAGGGATGctaaaaaacaacaagaatcTTACATACTTGGGGATAGGAGATTGTCAAGAGCTAACTCGTATTGCTTCTCCTGATGTAGTTTGCTCTTGCGCACTTCTTGAGTCAGTGCGTATTTCCAATTGTCCTATTCTTGCTTATTTGCCGGATGGGCTACTCACAACATCTCTTAAGAAACTGGTTGTACAAAATTGCAATGGTATACAGTTGCTTCCAGTTACACAGGCCCTCCCATCCCTCTGCAAATTAGAGATTACAGGCTGTCAGGAGTTGTCAAGTCTACCGAGTGGGTTAGATTATTATATCTCTCTTCAGGAGTTGGCAATATCAAATTGTGATATGCTAACATCCGTTTTGATTCACAGCCCCCCATCACTCCGGAAGTTGTCTATATTTTGTTGCAACAGGAAACCAGAGTCTGTTCCAAGTTTACTCGACTTCACATGCCTTCGTGAATTGATAATTGCAGATTCCCCCGGATTGACAAGTTTGCCAATAAGGCTAGAATCCTGTTCTTCTCTTGAGGTGTTGAAAATAAGCAAGTTGCCGAATGTAGAATCTATTCCAAGTTTAGACAACCTCACAAACCTCCATGAATTGAAGATATTTTGTTGCGATGGATTGAAAAGTCTACCCAATGGGTTAGCAATAACATCCTGCCTCACCCACTTGAAGACATTGGAAATCGGTGGCTTTTGGAAGGAGCTTGATTCATTCCCTGCTTTTCAG TGCAATGCTTTGACGGAACGGAGGCTCTTCCAGAGTGGTTGA